AAAAAAATTTGATTATGAAAGGGGAAAGAATGTCAAATAAACCATATATAGCGACAAGAGAATTGGTTATATTTCCAGAAACTGTAACACCAATTTTTATTGGAAGAGAAGCTAGTTTAAGAAGTTTGGAAGAAGCGATAAATAATTTTGACGGGAACTTAGTTCTTTCGATGCAAAAAGATGCGGAGATGGAAGAGCCAAACTTACCTAAAGATGTTTATACGACTGGTGTCTTGGTAAAAGTGATTCAATCTGTTAAAATGCCAAATGGAAATATAAAAATTTTGGTTGAATCTAAATCTAAAGTTGTAATAAATAAATTTGATAAAAAAAATAATGTTATTTTTGGAGAATATGAAAAAATATTTTTAAAACCTATTTCTGAAAGTAAATCTCAGGCTTTAAGACAAAAGGTTTTGGAAAAATTTTCAGAATATGCGCAAAAGACACAGAAAATTTTACCTGATATTGTTCAAAATATAAATGAAATTGAAGATGTGGAAAAAGTTTTTAATTTAATTTGTACACATTTACCAATAAAAGCAGTTACAAAGCAGGAAATTTTAGAAATTACGGATATTGAAAAATGTGCTCTAAAAATTTTGGAAGTATTGACTGTTGAAATGGAAGTATTTGTTCTTGATATGAATATTGAGAGTCGTGTGAAAGAACAGATGGCAGAATTACAGAAAAATTACTATTTGCGTGAAAAAATTAAAGTTATAAAGGATGAGCTGGGCGAAGAAATTGATAACGAAGAAGATGCGCAGGAATTGGACGAAAAAATTAAGAAGACTAAAGTTCCGAAAGATTTGAAGGAAAAACTTTTGAAGGAAGTGGCAAGACTTAGAAAAATGCCAGATTTTTCTTCGGAGGCGTCGGTTATTAGAAGTTATGTTGAAACGGTCTTGGATTTGCCTTGGAGCAAGTCTACGAAAGATGAGATTGACATTGAAAAAGCTAAAGAAATTTTGGACGAAGATCATTATGGTTTGCAAGAAGTTAAAGAGAGAATTTTGGAATTTTTGGCGGTTAAAAAGTTGAATAATACACTAAAAGGTTCGATTATCTGCCTTGTTGGGCCTCCAGGTGTTGGAAAAACTTCACTTGCGCACTCAGTTGCTCGTGCAATGAATAGAAAATTTACGAGAATTTCACTTGGGGGAGTTAGAGATGAAGCGGAAATTCGTGGACATAGAAGAACTTATGTGGGAGCTATGCCGGGTAGAATTGTAAATTCACTAAAACAAGTTGGAGTGAATAATCCAGTTATGTTGTTTGACGAAATTGATAAAATGGCGTCTGACTTTAGAGGAGATCCAGCATCTGCTATGCTTGAAGTGTTAGATCCGGCACAAAATAATAATTTTGAGGATCATTACATTGACCACACTTTTGATTTATCTAAAGTATTTTTCATTTGTACAGCAAACGACTTGGGTGGAATTCCAGGACCGTTGAGAGATAGAATGGAAATCATTTTTATTGAATCTTATACAGAATTTGAAAAATTGAATATTGCAAAAAAATATTTGATTCCGCAAACTCAAGAAGAAAATGGATTGAAAGATTATAAAATTCCATTTTCAGAAAATTCAATCTTAAAAATTATTAACGAGTATACGAGAGAAGCTGGAGTTAGAAATTTAAGAAGAGAAATTGGGAAACTATTTAGAAAGATGGCTAAAGAAGCGGTTCTTTCAAAAACTAAAAAATTGTCGGTTACAGAAACAAAAATTAAAAAATATTTGGGAAATGTTAAATTTAGACCAGATAAAATTAGAAAAGAAGAAGGAAAAGTTGGAGTTGTAAATGGACTTGCCTGGACGGTTGTCGGAGGAACTACTTTGGAAGTTCAAG
This genomic stretch from Leptotrichia sp. oral taxon 218 harbors:
- the lon gene encoding endopeptidase La; translation: MSNKPYIATRELVIFPETVTPIFIGREASLRSLEEAINNFDGNLVLSMQKDAEMEEPNLPKDVYTTGVLVKVIQSVKMPNGNIKILVESKSKVVINKFDKKNNVIFGEYEKIFLKPISESKSQALRQKVLEKFSEYAQKTQKILPDIVQNINEIEDVEKVFNLICTHLPIKAVTKQEILEITDIEKCALKILEVLTVEMEVFVLDMNIESRVKEQMAELQKNYYLREKIKVIKDELGEEIDNEEDAQELDEKIKKTKVPKDLKEKLLKEVARLRKMPDFSSEASVIRSYVETVLDLPWSKSTKDEIDIEKAKEILDEDHYGLQEVKERILEFLAVKKLNNTLKGSIICLVGPPGVGKTSLAHSVARAMNRKFTRISLGGVRDEAEIRGHRRTYVGAMPGRIVNSLKQVGVNNPVMLFDEIDKMASDFRGDPASAMLEVLDPAQNNNFEDHYIDHTFDLSKVFFICTANDLGGIPGPLRDRMEIIFIESYTEFEKLNIAKKYLIPQTQEENGLKDYKIPFSENSILKIINEYTREAGVRNLRREIGKLFRKMAKEAVLSKTKKLSVTETKIKKYLGNVKFRPDKIRKEEGKVGVVNGLAWTVVGGTTLEVQAVKMDGKGRLQLTGKLGDVMKESAQVAYSYVRYIKDKLQIKENFYEKCDVHLHFPEGAVPKDGPSAGITITTAIISVLTNKEVRQDVAMTGEITITGEVLAVGGIKEKVIGAHRVGIREVVLPFDNKIDTEELPKEISSQMKFYFAKTYDDVKKVVFKDEKKSKKAITKKTAKKEEK